The nucleotide sequence TTTTCACAGAAACATTTTTTAAAAAATGAGAGCATTTGCCCGGGATAGGTAGCGCACTCGGAAAAACCGCCGAACTGTATCTGCAAGCATATCGTAGGAATTCCCATTTATTCAATTGACCAATGCTCAACGCGAACAGCACGGGACAAGGATTCAGAGTGCTTTGTTAAAGACATTGATGTGCAATCCAAAAAAGTTAACCGAGCAAGAACTCGCACTGTCGAAGTGAGGCTTATGAGTGCGCTCCAAGCTATTCCAGTCGTGGCACTTCGATGATCACCCTTGTGCCCACGTTGACCTGTGACCGCAGCCACATGCGTCCACCAAACTGTTTAGTGGCCGCATAGGCTTTGGTGAGTCCAAAGCCTGCCCCCTTGGTGGGTATATCGCGAACATTACTGGCCCGATAGCCGAACCCGACTACCTTGGACAGTTCATCCGGCGGTATCCCCCGACCGGTGTCTTCCACGGCCAGCCGGATACCATGGTTGTTGTCCACCAACCCCGCGATGATAACGCCACCCGGTGGGGTATATTTCCTGGCATTGGCCACAAGATCACGGAACACATCTTGAAACACCGGCGGCATCAGAATTTGCCCATCCGAACCCGGTTGAAAATCTAGGCTGACGACATAATCACGTTCCTCTTGAGCCGCCAGGTTGCGCACGATCCGGTAGCGGCCTTTGCTGTTCTTTTCCACCGCCGCAAAAAAGTTGGTGAAGCTTTCCTGCAACAAAGACAATGCGTGCGATACCCACTTGTTGCCCAACTCCCTGCGATCGTGCCATTCCCGAATACGCGGACGCAGGATAGTTATCACGGAACGGATGTTGTCCGCGGATTCTTGCACTGCTTCATCCCGGTCAAACTCAGGATGACGCTCGATCATGGCCTTGAACTCGAATTCAAATTTCCACCCCAAGGCTTCGAGATCCAAGGCCACTTGTTCACTGGTCCCAGCATCGGCCAGTTGTGCCGCTAGCACTTCCGCCATCCGGCTGCTCTCCGCCATGTCGTCTGGATGCCCGGAGTTCAGCCGCAGGAGGTAAAGCTCCCCCAGTAACACATTCAAAATGTTCAGGAAGGAATGCATGTCCAGCATGCGGCGGTCCTTGTCCGTAAGAGCAAGGTTTTCCGTGATCTCTATTTCTTTGGACAGCGATTCCATAAGCGGCAAATGGTGAACTAAAAGTGGAGTGCCCGTCGCGTAGACGCCAAGGAGGTGGGCCTGAGGAAGGCCGCTGAAAAAACGTGCTACACGACAGGCAAGTTGTTTATAGCAGATTCTTTGGCTCTGTCACGCATGGGTTGGCTCAAGGTTGCGCCGCCCAGCCAAACAGTCTTGATTCTCATGGTATAACGCGGACGGCTGACTCACCCAGTCTTTCATCCAGACATTCCCGAACCTTGTTGAATAACTGGGGCAGCTGATAAGGTTTCTGCAAGAAATGCTGGCCGGCAGCCAAGTTGAGATCTTTGCCGAATAGATCAACACTATAGCCGCTGACGAACAGGGTTTTCAGATCAGGTCGTTCCAGCAATAGCATTTTGGCAAGTTCCAAACCTGTTATTTGTTCGGGCATGACCACGTCGGTCAGCAGTAACTGGATGTCCTGATGGTGTTCTCGCCAGATGGCCAGGGCGGCCACGCCGTTCGCGGCTTCCAAAACCCGGTATCCCTGCCGTTGCAGTGCCAGCTTGGTAAGGCGCCGCACCACGTCCTCATCCTCGACCAGCAAGATGGTTTCCGAACCGCCCCGGATGACAGTTGGAATGTTGGGCGTAGTGTTTTCATGGCTGGCCGTTTTGGAGGCCGGCAGATAGACCTCGAACATGGTGCCTTTCCCCAGTTCGCTTTTCACGGTGATCCAGCCATGGTGTTGCTTTACTATTCCATAGACCGTGGCCAGCCCCAGGCCAGTGCCCTTGCCGACTTCCTTCGTCGTGAAAAATGGATCAAAGATGCGGGAGAGGATTTGCGCTGGGATGCCGCATCCGGAATCTTCGACGCTCAGGCAAACTGTCAGCCCGGGCATTGCTTCCGGGTTGATTTTCGATTCATCCACAGCCACCGACATGCATGATGTCCGAATGCGCAGACTTCCGCCTTTGGGCATCGCATCCCGTGCATTCACCGCCAGATTCAGCACCACTTGCTCCATCATGCCAGTGTCGGCGTACACCCTCGGCAGGCCAGCAGTCGACTCGACCTGGAGTTTGATATCTTCGCCGAGTATTCGATGCAGCATCCGGGTCATTTGACTCACAACCTCCCTTAGGTCGAGGTCCACTGGTTGCATCAACTGTCGGCGGCTGAAGGTCAGCAGTTGCCGGGTCAAGTTGGCCGCCCGTTTGGATGCCTCCGCAATCTGGCTGACCGACTCCTGGATTTCTTCAGGCAGCTGCTCTCGCATTTCCAGCATCGAAGCATGCCCTTGGATTACTGTCAGGATGTTGTTGAAATCATGGGCGACGCCACCGGCCAGATGGCCGATGGCTTCCATTTTCTGGGATTGCCGCAGTTGCTCCTCCAACTGTTTGCGTTCGGTGATGTCCTGCACCACTCCGATCATCCGCAACGGCGTCCCATCCGCCGCCCACTCCACATTCGCCTGTTCATGGACCCAGCGGATGCTCCGGTCAGGCCGGACAATGCGGTGCTCGATATTGAATTCGGCCTTGCCGTCCAGTGCGGATTTCGAAGCGGCCTCGACAGCCTTTCGGTCATCCGGGTGAACCATCGAAAAGAATGTTTCCACCAATATTCTGGTGGCCGGGTCCAAGCCGAATATCCGGTAGGTTTGCAGGGACCATCGGAGTTCTCCCAACGCGTCCGGGGCCGAGATCCAACTGCCGATATTGCCCACTTCCTGGGCTTTCTCAAGAAAATGCCGGTTCTCGCTCAGGGCTTGCTCGGCGAGTTTGTAGTCGGTGATGTCCTGCGCGACGCCGATGACTTGGATCAGTTGCCCCGAGGATTCCTTAACTGGGAAGGCCCGGTCTCTAATCCATCGCAGACTGCCATCCGGCCTTTTTATCCGGAACTCTACATCATAGGCGCCAATGACTTGCTTGGTCTGGGCGGCCAACCTTACCCGCTCCCGGTCCTCCTCATGCACTGAATCCAACCAAGTATGGGGTTCCAAGTATAAGGAAGCGCAGGTGCGGCCCCAAATGGGTTCATAGGCCGGACTGACGTAGATTATCCGGTCTTTATTGGGGGACGTGATCCAAAACACTTCTTGCACCGTTTCTACCATCAGGCGGAAGCGCTCTTCACTTTGCTGCAAGGCACTTTCAGCCCGCTTCTGATCCTCCAGCAGACTAAGCAAGGCCAGTCGGGCGCGGTCGGCCTGCGCGAGCTTGTCGCTGGATTCCCGAGCAACCAGAGCCAGCTCTGCACTGCGCTTTTGGACTCGGTTCTCGATCTTGGCTGCCTGGCCTTCCGCGAGGGTGGCCAAGTTTTTGCGCAGTTCCATTTGCGCCATCACCTGCCGCCCCAGAACTTTTAAGGCGCGCAGTTGATGCGGCTGCAAGTCCCTCACCACCAGGTCAATGACGCAAAGTGTGCCCAAGGCCAACCCATCCCGGCCAACCAAAGGCATGCCGGCGTAAAAGCGGATGTTCGGGTCACCTTGGACGAGCGGGTTCCCGGCAAAGCGCGCATCTTCCCGCGCATCCGGGACAACCATGATCTCTTTGCTCTGGATGGCATGGGCACAAAACGACACCTCTCGCCCGGTTTCCTGGATCTCCAGACCAACCCTGGACTTGAACCATTGGCGGTCTGCGTCAACGAGTGAAACGAGTGCCACCGGGGCATCGCAAATCTCTGCGGCGAGCTGTGTAAGCTCATCAAAGCAGGACTCAGGGGGCGTGTCCAACAACCCATATTCCCTCAGGGCCTCAAGACGTTCCGCTTCCTGTTCCGCTGAAAGCATCAAGTTGCTCATGTGGATGATCTTTTCGCTGGAAGCGCACATTCATAGCGCTTCTCTTCACGCAGTCGGAGCAGCAGTTCATTCACTTCGCTTTTAAGTTCCATGATGCGCTCTTCCCGTCCCAGAGTGGCTTCATGCCAGCGCTTTAGCTCGTCCAACTGCTTTTTGATCCGTTCCTCTGCCTCCTTCTGAGCCGTGATGTCCTGCATAAACCCAATCACTCTGTAGGCTTTTCCTTGGTCGTTTAGCAAGAAGTGCCCCATATCCTTCACCTTGATGTAGCTCCCATCCTTGCATCTGACCCGGTATTCCAGCTGGAAAGCAGAGGGTGTTTCGGTGACGCGCTGGAGTTCCGCTTCGAAGCAGGCACGGTCGGCCGGGTGGATTAAGCTGATCCAAGATTGTAGATCGCCCCCAAGTTCATCCACGGTATAACCCAGGATTCTCGGGGTGTCTCCCGCATAGTTCAAGGTGGCTGCATCTATGTCCCAGTCGTAAAGAATCTGGCCGCTGACATGAACTGCGGCTTCGTAGCGGTTACGCCACTCGAGCACTTCCGCTTCGGCCCGTTTATGTTCCACTTCATCCCGGCTGACCTTGATCGCGAAACCAATGTCCGCCGCCAATTCACCCAACAATTCGAGCTCGTGCTCATCGAAGAAATCTGGTTCTTCAGCATACAAGTTGAAGGTGCCGATCACTCGTCCAGACACTTTGATCGGTAAAGCAGCCATCGACCGAATGTTTAGACGCCTGGCTTCGCTCTGCCAGGAGGCAAGCTGCGGATCATTCAAGAAGTCATTGCTGACGGACACTTTTTCATCAAGGGCGGCCTGGATGGTGATCTTACAGGCGTCCTCTGTTTGCAACAGGTTGCGCAACCACTCCAACCCGCCATCCTCGATGCCCGCCACCGACACTGGCACCATTTTACGGGTTTCTTCCGCCCACAATCCTATCCAGGCCATTTTGAAACCGCCTTTTTCAACCGCAATGCGGCACGACAGCGTAAACAGTTTATGGGGATCGCGTTCCCTGACAATCACCTGGTTGATGTCGCTCAACACGGCATACACGCGGTTGAGGTGCTGAATCTGAACCTCATGGTGATGCAAGGTGGTGATGTCGGTCACTGTACCCACGTAACCTTTCACACTCCCATCCTCCCTCCTTTCAGCCACTCCTTGGCCCAGCACCCAGGTCACCTTTCCATCCGGCCTTTGGAATCGGTATTGCGCGTGGAACTCGGACCCGTCACTCAAGCACGATTTCCACGCCTCAGTCACACCAGCGATGTCGTCCAGATGCAGCGCCTTGGTCCATCCGCTCCCCAGTGCCGCCTCGAGGGACATGCCTGCAATCTCGCACCAACGCTGGTTTACGAAACTGCATTCGCCTTTCAAATTGGCCCGCCAAATGCCGACCGGGGATATGCGTGCCAGCGTCTGGAACAGCAGTTCACTATCTCGGCGCGCAAGCTCGGCTTCGTGCTCGCTGGTAACATCTTGGGCCAAAATCAATTCGGCGGCCCGTCCCTGAAAGGTCAGCCCATGTGAGGTTATCTCGACCAAAATGCTGCTCCCGTCCTTGCGGATGTGATGCCAAACGCCCGCTTTGTCGATGCCTTTTATCCTGCCCACCGTCGGCATAAGCGCGGCAACCTCGTCGCTTGGGCGAATATCCTTGATGGTCAGTTCCAGAAACTCCTCACGGGAGTATCCGTAATGCAGAATGGCCGCCTCATTCACCGCCAGAAACCGGAGCGTGGCCAGATCGTACACCCACATCGGAAGGGGATTGCTCTCGAATAAAATACGGAAATCCGCATCAGTCTGGTACATGGCACCAGACCTCCCGCTCGCCTCCCCGCTTGACGCAGATTGTTGCACAATGCCCTTTTGGTTTCAACGCTAGGTCAACGGCATAAGTCTGCCAAGGGCCAAACCGACTATTTGATGTGCTAAAATTGGCGCGCTATAATGGATTGGCATTAACATTTTTTGTCTTTCATAATCAATAGGAGGAGACTTGCTTGATGCGCTTGGCAAGCGTATCAACATCAGCGCGTCTTAGTCCTATCCATGAGATCCACAGAAAAACGCTTGCCACCGAAGGCTGCGGAGCTTTTCCAGAGAATCCATCTGGCCCATCGCAACCGTGGCAGCAACCCTTTAATCAGCGAAAGGCTTACCTGGTTCGAGTTCCTGCGGGCGGCGCATGCAAGCAGCAATCTTCGGCTGACCGGGGGAGAGCTGTATGTCCTGTTGACCGAAGAGTACGGTTGGCGCAATGACCTGGCGCAAAGTTTGGCCGCCGAATACGACTTTGCCATGGAGTTCATGGATTTTCTGGCTCCACATGGTTGATCGTTTGCCCGCCCGGCGCCAGCGAGTTCGGCAAGAGCCAATGCACGATAGTCCATATGAACTTTGAGTCGTCCCCAAGTAATTGGCCATCCGGTCGAGCTTCTAGCAAAGGGACCAAAGCGGAGCTCTTGACGAGATTGATTGAAAGTTACCCGCCTGTAACTCCAATCCCTGCCTAGTTTGAGGTTTAGCGGGACAGAACGGTCCACGTCGATGGCCATCATCTGTCCATTTTGAACAAGAATTCTTTCTTGGCTTCCACCATGAACTCCAACTGCTGATGGATCTCGTTGCGCAATTTGGCCGCCGCGATTGCTTCTGGTTCCTTGGGATACTCCAGTATGAGTGCATCGCAGATGTCCCGGGCTAACACCATCAGGATAAATTGCTGGGTCTGCCCATCTGCCACCCGGAATCCCCGTCGCTCCATATGATCCATGGCTGGCGCCACCATCTCTTGAGGTGGGGTTCCATTCGCGTAGGCGGTGGCCTGGCGCAGAAGTTCATGGGCTGAACGTTGTCGTTGCTCCTTGAAGCCCTGCTCAACAAACTGGAACACCTCTTCGCGCCGGTCCGGTACGGGCGGTTTGGTTTCCACCACAATGACCTGAGGCGGCGACTGTTCCTTCATCTTGGCCACAGCCCGTTGCAGTACCTCATCGGT is from Verrucomicrobiia bacterium and encodes:
- a CDS encoding sensor histidine kinase; amino-acid sequence: MESLSKEIEITENLALTDKDRRMLDMHSFLNILNVLLGELYLLRLNSGHPDDMAESSRMAEVLAAQLADAGTSEQVALDLEALGWKFEFEFKAMIERHPEFDRDEAVQESADNIRSVITILRPRIREWHDRRELGNKWVSHALSLLQESFTNFFAAVEKNSKGRYRIVRNLAAQEERDYVVSLDFQPGSDGQILMPPVFQDVFRDLVANARKYTPPGGVIIAGLVDNNHGIRLAVEDTGRGIPPDELSKVVGFGYRASNVRDIPTKGAGFGLTKAYAATKQFGGRMWLRSQVNVGTRVIIEVPRLE
- a CDS encoding PAS domain-containing protein, which gives rise to MSNLMLSAEQEAERLEALREYGLLDTPPESCFDELTQLAAEICDAPVALVSLVDADRQWFKSRVGLEIQETGREVSFCAHAIQSKEIMVVPDAREDARFAGNPLVQGDPNIRFYAGMPLVGRDGLALGTLCVIDLVVRDLQPHQLRALKVLGRQVMAQMELRKNLATLAEGQAAKIENRVQKRSAELALVARESSDKLAQADRARLALLSLLEDQKRAESALQQSEERFRLMVETVQEVFWITSPNKDRIIYVSPAYEPIWGRTCASLYLEPHTWLDSVHEEDRERVRLAAQTKQVIGAYDVEFRIKRPDGSLRWIRDRAFPVKESSGQLIQVIGVAQDITDYKLAEQALSENRHFLEKAQEVGNIGSWISAPDALGELRWSLQTYRIFGLDPATRILVETFFSMVHPDDRKAVEAASKSALDGKAEFNIEHRIVRPDRSIRWVHEQANVEWAADGTPLRMIGVVQDITERKQLEEQLRQSQKMEAIGHLAGGVAHDFNNILTVIQGHASMLEMREQLPEEIQESVSQIAEASKRAANLTRQLLTFSRRQLMQPVDLDLREVVSQMTRMLHRILGEDIKLQVESTAGLPRVYADTGMMEQVVLNLAVNARDAMPKGGSLRIRTSCMSVAVDESKINPEAMPGLTVCLSVEDSGCGIPAQILSRIFDPFFTTKEVGKGTGLGLATVYGIVKQHHGWITVKSELGKGTMFEVYLPASKTASHENTTPNIPTVIRGGSETILLVEDEDVVRRLTKLALQRQGYRVLEAANGVAALAIWREHHQDIQLLLTDVVMPEQITGLELAKMLLLERPDLKTLFVSGYSVDLFGKDLNLAAGQHFLQKPYQLPQLFNKVRECLDERLGESAVRVIP
- a CDS encoding PAS domain-containing protein encodes the protein MYQTDADFRILFESNPLPMWVYDLATLRFLAVNEAAILHYGYSREEFLELTIKDIRPSDEVAALMPTVGRIKGIDKAGVWHHIRKDGSSILVEITSHGLTFQGRAAELILAQDVTSEHEAELARRDSELLFQTLARISPVGIWRANLKGECSFVNQRWCEIAGMSLEAALGSGWTKALHLDDIAGVTEAWKSCLSDGSEFHAQYRFQRPDGKVTWVLGQGVAERREDGSVKGYVGTVTDITTLHHHEVQIQHLNRVYAVLSDINQVIVRERDPHKLFTLSCRIAVEKGGFKMAWIGLWAEETRKMVPVSVAGIEDGGLEWLRNLLQTEDACKITIQAALDEKVSVSNDFLNDPQLASWQSEARRLNIRSMAALPIKVSGRVIGTFNLYAEEPDFFDEHELELLGELAADIGFAIKVSRDEVEHKRAEAEVLEWRNRYEAAVHVSGQILYDWDIDAATLNYAGDTPRILGYTVDELGGDLQSWISLIHPADRACFEAELQRVTETPSAFQLEYRVRCKDGSYIKVKDMGHFLLNDQGKAYRVIGFMQDITAQKEAEERIKKQLDELKRWHEATLGREERIMELKSEVNELLLRLREEKRYECALPAKRSST